One Chionomys nivalis chromosome 4, mChiNiv1.1, whole genome shotgun sequence genomic region harbors:
- the Ubtfl1 gene encoding upstream-binding factor 1-like protein 1: protein MASPDNQHLWSKRDNLKLLECMKNIIPLDDSRGFKRTLEDLDWNKVAFGQFSGEICRQKWAKISHCLRKSRTLSELLLEASEHLKQPRRSKAIEKHPDFPKRPLTAYLRFYKEHLEKYSQMYPKYNNRQLTKILAEKYKQLPQEIKDRYIQEFQKEKQEFPKKLAKFKETHPSIEHYKKYRVPKSHQTKVPKKSQGDMKNVKSPLETEFPKAFSTVIKFQGEPKKPPINAYHKFHQDSWSSAELQHLPLRERWVEISRRWHQVPGSLREHYNCQVEELQKQYWVEMDRWLKGLTPEEATAYRETKATCGKRKNLTMSGGRSPKFGQTEHQSTSATEELQSSSGEMQGLLPPETDSSETIQGHDGGSQAGGQNMMENGKEEDPIGSSDSSSCSSDSSSSSSDSASSADEDEDDGHVP from the coding sequence ATGGCATCGCCTGATAATCAACATCTGTGGTCGAAAAGAGACAATCTGAAGTTACTAGAATGCATGAAGAATATTATCCCCTTGGATGACTCCAGAGGATTCAAAAGAACCCTGGAAGACCTAGACTGGAACAAAGTGGCTTTTGGGCAGTTTTCGGGAGAAATATGCAGACAGAAGTGGGCGAAGATCTCCCATTGTCTGAGGAAGTCCCGCACACTGTCAGAGTTACTGCTGGAAGCCTCCGAACATCTCAAACAACCTCGCAGAAGTAAGGCAATCGAGAAGCATCCCGACTTCCCCAAACGACCCCTGACTGCCTATCTGCGCTTCTACAAGGAGCATCTGGAGAAATACTCTCAGATGTATCCCAAGTACAACAACCGACAGCTGACCAAAATCCTGGCTGAGAAATACAAGCAGCTGCCACAGGAGATCAAGGACAGATATATTCAGGAATTCcagaaggagaaacaagaatTTCCGAAAAAACTGGCTAAATTCAAGGAAACTCACCCTAGTATAGAGCATTATAAGAAATATAGAGTGCCCAAGAGCCACCAAACTAAAGTCCCTAAGAAATCACAAGGAGATATGAAAAACGTAAAGTCTCCTCTAGAAACAGAATTTCCCAAAGCATTTtctacagtgataaaatttcagGGAGAACCCAAGAAACCCCCTATAAATGCATATCACAAATTTCACCAAGATTCATGGTCAAGTGCGGAGCTGCAGCATCTACCCTTAAGGGAACGTTGGGTTGAGATTAGCAGACGGTGGCATCAAGTCCCAGGGAGCCTGAGAGAGCATTATAACTGTCAGGTCGAAGAGTTACAGAAACAGTACTGGGTGGAGATGGACCGCTGGCTCAAGGGATTGACTCCCGAGGAAGCCACCGCATATCGAGAGACAAAAGCCACTTGTGGTAAGAGAAAGAACTTGACCATGTCTGGAGGCAGAAGCCCCAAATTTGGACAAACAGAGCATCAGTCCACCTCAGCAACGGAGGAGCTCCAATCCAGTTCTGGAGAAATGCAAGGGCTGCTGCCTCCTGAAACAGATTCCTCAGAGACTATTCAGGGCCATGATGGTGGCTCCCAGGCAGGCGGGCAGAATATGATGGAAAATGGCAAAGAGGAAGACCCCATCGGCTCCTCAGACTCTTCTAGCTGCTCCTCGGACTCTTCTAGCAGCTCCTCGGACTCCGCTAGCAGTGcagatgaagatgaagatgatggGCACGTTCCTTAG